Proteins found in one Seonamhaeicola sp. S2-3 genomic segment:
- a CDS encoding four helix bundle protein — protein sequence MKNELIQRTKQFALGCWHFCFKVPKSREYNAFVNQLIRSSSSVGANYRASQRAKSTADFINKLKIVEEECDESVYWLEIFEEIFPEQIQEISILKKEGKELLAIIVASINTAKRNQKRN from the coding sequence ATGAAGAATGAACTTATACAACGCACAAAACAATTTGCTTTAGGTTGTTGGCATTTTTGCTTTAAAGTTCCAAAATCTAGAGAATATAATGCCTTTGTTAATCAATTAATTAGAAGTTCAAGTTCTGTAGGAGCCAATTATCGTGCTTCTCAAAGAGCAAAATCTACAGCAGATTTTATTAATAAGCTTAAAATTGTTGAAGAGGAATGCGATGAAAGTGTATATTGGTTAGAAATATTTGAGGAGATTTTTCCTGAACAAATTCAGGAGATTTCCATTTTAAAAAAGGAAGGAAAAGAATTATTAGCAATCATAGTAGCATCAATTAATACAGCAAAGCGAAACCAGAAACGGAACTAA
- the hisB gene encoding bifunctional histidinol-phosphatase/imidazoleglycerol-phosphate dehydratase HisB produces the protein MKKVLFIDRDGTLVLEPPVDYQLDSLEKLEFYPKVFQYMAKIASELDFELVMVTNQDGLGTDSFPEDTFWPAHNKIINAFKKEGVEFAAVHIDKTFPHENANTRKPRTGLLTQYFDKEKYDLENSFVLGDRITDMELAKNLGAKGIFLSENTELGADEIESSKQEILDCIALTSTSWKEIYEFLKLKDRVQEITRNTNETQIYIKLNLDGSGKNDIDTGLSFFNHMLDQIGRHGAMDLTIKVNGDLEVDEHHTIEDTMIALGELFNKALGNKLGIERYGFCLPMDDCLAQVAVDFGGRNWLEWDAEFKREKIGDMPTEMFYHLFKSFTDGAKCNLNIKAEGVNEHHKIEGIFKAFAKAMKMAVKRDANKMFLPSTKGML, from the coding sequence ATGAAAAAAGTACTATTTATAGACAGAGACGGAACTTTGGTGTTAGAACCGCCAGTAGATTATCAATTAGATAGTTTAGAAAAATTAGAGTTCTACCCAAAAGTATTTCAATATATGGCTAAAATAGCTAGTGAATTGGATTTCGAATTGGTGATGGTTACTAACCAAGATGGTTTAGGTACCGATTCGTTTCCAGAAGACACCTTTTGGCCTGCTCATAACAAAATTATCAATGCCTTTAAAAAAGAAGGTGTTGAATTTGCTGCAGTTCATATTGATAAAACCTTTCCGCATGAAAATGCCAATACACGTAAACCAAGAACTGGTTTATTAACTCAGTACTTTGATAAAGAAAAATACGATTTAGAAAATTCGTTTGTGCTAGGTGATCGTATTACCGATATGGAATTAGCAAAAAACCTTGGAGCAAAGGGTATTTTTTTATCTGAAAATACAGAATTAGGTGCTGATGAAATTGAGTCGTCAAAACAAGAAATTCTAGACTGTATTGCTTTAACAAGTACTAGCTGGAAAGAAATTTATGAGTTTTTAAAACTTAAAGATAGAGTTCAAGAAATTACTCGTAACACCAATGAAACTCAGATTTATATAAAATTAAATCTTGATGGTTCTGGTAAAAATGATATCGATACAGGCTTATCGTTTTTCAATCATATGTTGGATCAAATTGGTCGCCATGGTGCTATGGATTTAACCATAAAAGTTAATGGTGATTTAGAAGTAGATGAGCACCATACTATTGAAGATACCATGATTGCTTTAGGTGAATTATTCAATAAAGCCTTAGGAAATAAATTAGGTATTGAGCGTTACGGATTCTGTTTACCAATGGATGATTGTTTAGCACAAGTTGCTGTAGATTTTGGTGGCAGAAATTGGTTAGAATGGGATGCCGAATTTAAACGAGAAAAAATAGGTGACATGCCAACAGAAATGTTTTACCACCTATTTAAATCGTTTACCGATGGCGCAAAATGTAATTTAAACATAAAAGCTGAAGGCGTAAACGAGCATCATAAAATTGAAGGCATTTTTAAAGCCTTTGCTAAAGCTATGAAAATGGCCGTAAAACGCGATGCTAACAAAATGTTTTTACCATCAACTAAAGGAATGTTGTAA
- the hisC gene encoding histidinol-phosphate transaminase translates to MKTFNIQNIIRANVKAMKAYSSARDEYVSDGSKMIFLDANENPFENGVNRYPDPLQRTLKSVLSEQKKVPENQMLLGNGSDEVLDLLFRAFCEPKQDNIITLPPTYGMYSVLSNLNEVEERKVELNASFQPNVEAILDAIDENSKMIFICSPNNPTGNLIASEKIKTLLEKFNGLVVIDEAYIDFSNQGSWISELNNYPNLIVTQTLSKAYGLAGIRLGLCFASADIIAVLNKIKPPYNVNELTQKRALERILNVEAVNEEIKLVLKERNILIEALKNISFVETIFPTEANFVLARVDDATKRYNQLIEKGIVIRNRTTQPLCENTLRFTVGTKTENETLISALMQLANS, encoded by the coding sequence ATGAAAACTTTTAATATCCAAAATATAATTAGAGCGAACGTTAAAGCTATGAAAGCTTATAGTTCGGCGCGTGACGAATATGTTTCCGATGGTTCTAAAATGATTTTTTTAGATGCTAACGAAAATCCGTTCGAAAATGGAGTGAATCGTTATCCAGATCCGTTACAGCGTACATTAAAATCTGTTTTATCAGAACAAAAAAAGGTTCCTGAAAACCAAATGTTACTTGGTAATGGTAGTGATGAAGTGTTAGATTTATTATTCAGAGCTTTTTGCGAACCAAAGCAAGATAATATCATTACCTTACCGCCAACTTATGGTATGTACTCGGTTTTATCTAATCTAAACGAAGTTGAAGAACGAAAAGTTGAGTTAAACGCAAGTTTTCAACCAAATGTTGAAGCTATTTTAGATGCTATTGATGAAAACTCAAAAATGATTTTCATTTGTTCACCTAATAACCCAACAGGAAACCTTATTGCTTCAGAAAAAATTAAAACATTACTTGAAAAATTTAATGGTTTGGTAGTAATTGATGAAGCTTATATTGATTTTTCAAATCAAGGCAGTTGGATTTCAGAATTAAATAATTATCCAAATTTAATTGTTACTCAAACGCTATCAAAAGCTTATGGATTAGCAGGAATTCGTTTAGGCTTGTGTTTCGCTTCCGCAGATATTATTGCAGTTTTAAACAAAATTAAACCGCCGTATAATGTTAATGAGTTAACGCAAAAACGAGCCTTAGAGCGTATTTTGAATGTAGAAGCTGTAAATGAAGAAATAAAATTAGTTTTAAAAGAGCGTAACATTTTAATTGAAGCGTTAAAAAATATCAGTTTTGTAGAAACCATTTTTCCTACCGAAGCTAATTTTGTTTTGGCAAGGGTTGATGATGCTACTAAACGTTATAATCAGTTAATTGAAAAAGGTATCGTTATTAGAAATAGAACCACACAACCACTTTGCGAAAACACATTGCGTTTTACAGTGGGAACTAAAACTGAAAACGAAACATTAATTTCTGCTTTAATGCAGTTAGCAAATAGCTAA
- the sucD gene encoding succinate--CoA ligase subunit alpha yields the protein MSVLVNKDSKIIVQGFTGSEGTFHATQMIEYGTNIVGGVTPGKGGQTHLDKPVFNTVEEAVKEVGADTTIIFVPPAFAADAIMEAADAGIKVIITITEGIPVADMIKASDYIKDKDCRLIGPNCPGVITPGEAKVGIMPGFVFKQGKVGIVSKSGTLTYEAADQVVKQGLGITTAIGIGGDPIIGTTTKEAVELLINDPETKAVVMIGEIGGQLEADAANWYKESGSKKPVVGFIAGETAPAGRTMGHAGAIVGGSDDTAQAKKKIMRACGIHVVDSPAEIGKKVAEVIA from the coding sequence ATGAGCGTTTTAGTAAATAAAGATTCAAAAATAATAGTACAAGGCTTTACAGGTAGCGAAGGAACTTTCCATGCAACCCAAATGATTGAATACGGTACCAACATTGTTGGAGGTGTGACTCCAGGAAAAGGAGGTCAAACACATTTAGATAAGCCTGTATTTAATACAGTTGAAGAAGCTGTTAAAGAGGTTGGTGCAGATACAACTATCATTTTTGTACCGCCAGCATTTGCTGCTGATGCTATTATGGAAGCTGCAGATGCCGGGATAAAAGTAATTATTACAATTACAGAAGGTATACCTGTTGCAGATATGATTAAAGCTTCAGATTATATTAAAGATAAAGATTGTCGTTTAATAGGACCTAACTGTCCAGGGGTAATCACTCCAGGAGAAGCTAAAGTAGGTATTATGCCAGGGTTTGTTTTTAAACAAGGTAAAGTAGGTATTGTTTCAAAATCAGGAACTTTAACTTATGAAGCGGCAGACCAAGTTGTAAAACAAGGTTTAGGAATTACCACAGCAATTGGTATTGGTGGAGACCCAATTATTGGAACAACAACTAAAGAAGCTGTTGAATTATTAATAAACGATCCAGAAACAAAAGCAGTTGTTATGATTGGTGAAATTGGAGGTCAGTTAGAAGCAGATGCTGCAAATTGGTACAAAGAAAGCGGTAGTAAAAAACCTGTAGTTGGCTTTATTGCTGGCGAAACTGCTCCTGCAGGACGTACAATGGGGCACGCAGGAGCCATTGTTGGCGGTAGTGATGACACAGCACAAGCCAAAAAGAAAATCATGAGAGCTTGTGGAATTCATGTAGTAGATTCTCCTGCTGAAATAGGAAAAAAAGTAGCTGAAGTTATTGCTTAA
- the hisG gene encoding ATP phosphoribosyltransferase, whose amino-acid sequence MSKLRIAVQKSGRLNEDSMKILKDIGISIDNGKDQLKASAKNFPVEVFYLRNGDIPQYLKDGVVDVAIIGENVLIEKGEGIEIAEKLGFSTCRVCIAVPKADTYNSIKDLEGKRIATSYPNTVQMFLDEHGVNAKLHIINGSVEIAPNIGLADAICDIVSSGSTLFKNNLKEVDTILKSEAVLAVSPTLNEERKAILETVKFRIQSVLKGRQSKYILLNAPNDRIQDIINVLPGMKSPTVLPLAEEGWSSVHSVISKNEFWDVIDDLKAKGAQGILVCPIEKMVL is encoded by the coding sequence ATGAGTAAATTAAGAATTGCAGTACAAAAATCGGGTCGATTGAATGAAGACTCAATGAAAATTTTAAAAGACATCGGTATATCTATCGATAACGGAAAAGACCAGCTAAAAGCTTCGGCTAAAAATTTTCCAGTAGAGGTGTTTTACCTTAGAAATGGTGATATTCCTCAATACTTAAAAGATGGTGTTGTAGATGTTGCTATTATTGGTGAAAATGTTTTAATTGAAAAAGGCGAAGGTATTGAGATTGCTGAAAAACTAGGCTTTTCAACCTGTCGTGTGTGTATTGCTGTACCAAAAGCTGATACATATAACAGTATAAAAGATTTAGAAGGTAAGCGCATTGCAACATCGTATCCAAATACGGTGCAAATGTTTTTAGATGAACACGGTGTTAATGCCAAATTACATATCATTAATGGTTCGGTAGAAATTGCACCAAATATTGGGCTAGCAGATGCTATTTGCGATATAGTTTCTAGCGGTAGTACCTTGTTTAAAAACAATTTAAAAGAGGTAGATACCATTTTAAAATCAGAGGCGGTTTTAGCAGTATCACCAACATTAAATGAAGAACGAAAAGCTATTTTAGAAACCGTAAAATTTAGAATACAATCTGTTTTAAAAGGCAGACAATCAAAATACATCCTTTTAAACGCACCAAATGATAGAATTCAAGATATTATTAATGTGTTACCAGGCATGAAAAGTCCAACCGTGCTACCATTAGCCGAAGAAGGTTGGAGCTCAGTACATTCCGTAATTAGTAAAAATGAATTTTGGGATGTTATAGACGATCTAAAAGCTAAAGGTGCTCAAGGAATTCTGGTTTGTCCAATTGAAAAAATGGTGCTATAA
- the hisH gene encoding imidazole glycerol phosphate synthase subunit HisH gives MKLVIIDYGAGNIKSIQFAFNRLGAEAVLSKNPEEIKAADKVIFPGVGEASSAMKMLQESGLDKLIPTLKQPVLGICLGMQLMCLHTEEGNTKGLGIFQTNVKRFSKNVKVPQMGWNVIKNLKSDLFKGIKENEYMYLVHSYYAEHCNETIAATDYEINYASALQHENFYGTQFHPEKSGNEGAKILKNFLKL, from the coding sequence ATGAAATTAGTAATTATAGACTACGGTGCTGGAAATATAAAAAGTATTCAGTTTGCTTTTAACCGTTTAGGGGCAGAAGCCGTATTATCTAAAAATCCAGAAGAAATTAAAGCAGCCGATAAAGTAATTTTCCCAGGAGTTGGAGAAGCAAGTTCTGCCATGAAAATGCTTCAAGAAAGTGGTTTAGATAAATTAATTCCAACACTCAAACAGCCTGTTTTAGGTATTTGTTTAGGCATGCAACTCATGTGTTTGCATACCGAAGAAGGGAATACCAAAGGCTTAGGTATTTTTCAAACTAATGTAAAGCGCTTTTCAAAGAATGTAAAAGTGCCTCAAATGGGTTGGAACGTAATCAAAAATTTAAAATCAGATTTATTTAAAGGCATCAAAGAAAACGAATACATGTATTTAGTACATAGTTACTATGCCGAACATTGTAATGAAACTATTGCTGCCACAGATTATGAAATTAATTACGCATCAGCATTACAACATGAGAATTTTTATGGTACCCAATTTCACCCAGAAAAAAGTGGAAACGAAGGAGCTAAAATATTAAAGAATTTTTTGAAGTTATAG
- the fabG gene encoding 3-oxoacyl-[acyl-carrier-protein] reductase, which yields MKLLEGKTAIITGASRGIGKGIAQVFAQQGANVAFTYSSSVDAAKALEEELNKLGIKAKGYQSNAANFEEAQKLAQEVVNEFGSIDVLVNNAGITKDNLLMRISEEDFDKVIEVNLKSVFNMTKAVQRTMLKQRKGSIINMSSVVGVKGNAGQTNYAASKAGIIGFSKSVALELGSRNIRSNVIAPGFIETEMTAKLDEEVVKGWRAGIPLKRGGTPEDVANACVFLASDLSAYVTGQTLNVDGGMLT from the coding sequence ATGAAACTATTAGAAGGAAAAACAGCAATTATCACAGGGGCGAGCAGAGGTATAGGAAAAGGAATAGCTCAAGTATTTGCACAACAAGGTGCTAATGTGGCTTTTACATACAGTTCGTCTGTTGATGCGGCTAAAGCTTTAGAAGAAGAATTAAATAAATTAGGTATAAAAGCCAAAGGTTATCAAAGTAATGCTGCTAATTTTGAAGAAGCTCAAAAACTAGCTCAAGAGGTTGTTAATGAATTTGGAAGTATTGATGTTTTAGTTAATAACGCAGGTATAACAAAAGATAATCTGTTAATGCGTATTAGCGAAGAAGATTTTGATAAGGTTATTGAAGTTAACCTAAAATCGGTTTTTAATATGACCAAAGCCGTACAACGTACCATGTTAAAACAACGTAAAGGTTCAATTATTAACATGAGTTCTGTAGTTGGTGTAAAAGGAAACGCAGGACAAACCAATTATGCGGCTTCTAAAGCAGGTATTATCGGGTTTTCTAAATCGGTTGCTCTAGAACTTGGTTCAAGAAACATTAGAAGTAACGTGATTGCTCCTGGTTTTATTGAAACAGAAATGACTGCTAAATTAGATGAAGAAGTTGTAAAAGGATGGCGTGCAGGAATTCCTCTAAAACGCGGTGGTACTCCTGAAGATGTTGCAAATGCTTGTGTGTTTTTAGCTAGTGATTTGTCGGCTTATGTAACAGGGCAAACTTTAAATGTTGATGGCGGAATGTTAACCTAA
- a CDS encoding fibronectin type III domain-containing protein, with the protein MPTETLIYIILSGILALFIALFQYRYKSKIKSSKLNWLFTFLRFITVFAFLLLIVNPKFEQIKIVSEKPNLVIAVDNSSSINYLNRAEDANTMFNSLKNNKELNTKFNVTTYLFGNTLKTSDSLTFNESETNINNAFGQLAQIYKTTVSPTVLISDGNQTFGNDYQFAYTTYKQPVYPIILGDTITYTDLKIQQLNVNKYAYLKNRFPIEAILVYNGSQNVNTKLEVVKGNTTVYSQPISFTKTNNSKIINLTLPANSIGINSYKLNLIPLENEKNKVNNSKNFAVEVIDQKTKIAIVADIIHPDIGAFKKSIESNEQRSVSVLKPNEILSQLNDFQLIIVYQPNNRFKKLFDELNKLNKNRFVVIGTKTDLSFINSISTNYSHEIVLQTEEYQANFNSNFSPFQVDDINFESFPPLNALYGSIKFNVPFQTILNKRIGNVSIQQPLLAAVEVNKQREVVLLGENIWKWRAQSYLNSKSFNEFDNFIGKLIQYLASNKQRNRLNVDYESFYIGNSNVVINAQFFDKNYVFDDRETLSILVEDKLSESKFEFPFVLKNNNYQVDLSNLKPSEYNFTVRAKNENISKSGSFTILEYNVEQQFLNANVTKLQQLATNSSGKSYFIDKTNDLIKDLMSDNRYVSVQKSNKNIIPLIDWKFLLAIIALSLSAEWFLRKYNGLI; encoded by the coding sequence ATGCCAACAGAAACCTTAATTTATATAATACTATCTGGAATATTAGCGCTATTTATAGCGCTTTTTCAGTATAGATATAAATCAAAAATAAAAAGTTCTAAACTAAATTGGCTTTTTACTTTTTTAAGGTTTATAACTGTTTTTGCGTTTTTACTACTCATAGTTAATCCTAAATTTGAACAAATAAAAATAGTTTCTGAAAAACCAAATTTAGTTATCGCTGTTGATAATTCAAGCTCTATAAACTATTTAAATAGAGCAGAAGATGCCAATACAATGTTTAATAGTTTAAAAAATAATAAAGAGTTAAATACTAAATTTAATGTTACAACCTATTTGTTTGGAAACACACTTAAAACTTCAGATTCCTTAACCTTTAATGAGAGTGAAACTAATATAAATAATGCGTTTGGGCAATTAGCGCAAATTTACAAAACAACAGTATCTCCAACAGTTTTGATATCTGATGGCAACCAAACCTTTGGTAACGACTACCAGTTTGCCTATACTACTTACAAACAGCCTGTTTATCCAATTATTTTAGGAGATACCATTACGTATACCGATTTAAAAATTCAGCAACTTAACGTTAATAAATATGCGTATTTAAAAAATAGATTTCCTATTGAAGCTATTTTGGTATATAATGGAAGTCAAAATGTAAATACTAAATTAGAAGTGGTAAAAGGTAATACAACGGTGTATTCTCAACCTATTAGTTTTACCAAAACCAATAATTCTAAAATTATCAACCTCACTTTACCTGCAAATTCTATTGGTATTAATAGTTATAAACTAAATTTAATTCCTTTAGAAAATGAAAAAAATAAAGTAAATAACTCTAAAAATTTTGCTGTTGAAGTTATAGATCAAAAAACTAAAATAGCTATTGTAGCCGATATTATTCATCCAGATATTGGAGCCTTTAAAAAAAGTATTGAGAGTAATGAACAACGTTCTGTTTCTGTTTTAAAACCCAATGAAATTCTAAGTCAACTTAATGATTTTCAATTAATAATAGTTTATCAACCAAACAATAGGTTTAAAAAGTTATTTGATGAATTAAACAAACTAAATAAGAACAGATTTGTAGTTATTGGCACCAAAACAGATTTAAGTTTTATAAATTCAATCAGTACAAATTATTCGCATGAAATTGTTTTACAAACCGAAGAATATCAAGCCAATTTCAATTCAAATTTCAGTCCTTTTCAAGTTGATGATATAAACTTTGAATCTTTCCCTCCATTAAATGCTCTTTACGGTTCTATTAAATTTAATGTACCATTTCAAACTATCTTAAATAAAAGAATAGGAAATGTTTCAATACAACAACCTTTATTGGCTGCTGTTGAAGTTAACAAACAACGTGAAGTTGTATTGCTAGGAGAGAATATTTGGAAATGGCGCGCTCAAAGCTATTTAAATTCCAAATCATTTAACGAATTTGATAATTTTATAGGAAAACTTATCCAGTATTTAGCTTCAAACAAACAAAGAAACAGACTTAATGTTGACTATGAGTCGTTTTATATAGGCAACAGTAATGTTGTAATTAACGCCCAATTTTTCGATAAAAATTATGTTTTTGATGATAGAGAAACTTTAAGTATTTTGGTTGAGGATAAATTATCAGAGAGTAAATTTGAATTCCCTTTTGTTCTAAAAAATAATAACTATCAAGTAGATTTAAGTAATTTAAAACCATCTGAATATAATTTTACGGTTAGGGCTAAAAACGAAAATATTAGTAAATCGGGTAGTTTTACTATTTTAGAATATAATGTAGAACAACAATTTTTGAATGCCAATGTAACAAAGTTGCAACAGTTGGCTACTAACAGTAGTGGAAAGAGTTATTTTATTGATAAAACCAATGATTTAATTAAAGACCTAATGAGCGATAATCGTTACGTTTCCGTTCAAAAAAGCAATAAAAATATCATACCTTTGATAGATTGGAAATTTCTATTAGCAATTATAGCTTTAAGCTTATCTGCTGAGTGGTTTTTGAGAAAATATAACGGACTAATTTAA
- the hisD gene encoding histidinol dehydrogenase, which translates to MQVINNPDKTTWIDVLKRPTQTVDDIEGVVSEVFTDVQQRGDLAIKQYTERFDKVTLDTNLVSAQEINEAVNSIPEALKKAIKCAKNNIEVFHSAQKTQKVEVETTNGVQCWQEKRPIESVGLYIPGGTAPLFSTVLMLAAPAQIAGCNEIVLCSPPNKEGKLAPEILYAAKLCGVTKVFKVGGIQAIAALAFGTETIPQVYKIFGPGNQYVTVAKQLATKYGVAIDMPAGPSELLVVADKTANASYIASDLLSQAEHGVDSQVILVSTSKDLISKVSKEVEVQLNVLPRKDIAEKAIANSKSIFVDTDEIALELINQYGPEHFIICSKNEDFYVNGIRNAGSVFIGDYTPESAGDYASGTNHTLPTNGFSKAYSGVNLDSFMKSMTFQKISKEGILNIGETIELMAEAEGLQAHKNAVSIRLKDLK; encoded by the coding sequence ATGCAAGTAATTAACAACCCAGACAAAACCACTTGGATTGATGTTTTAAAACGTCCTACACAAACCGTTGATGATATTGAAGGTGTTGTTAGTGAAGTTTTTACTGATGTTCAACAGCGTGGTGATTTAGCTATTAAGCAATACACAGAGCGTTTTGATAAAGTGACACTAGATACTAATTTAGTGTCTGCTCAAGAGATTAACGAAGCTGTTAATTCCATTCCCGAAGCTTTAAAAAAGGCTATAAAATGTGCCAAAAATAATATTGAAGTCTTCCATAGTGCACAAAAAACGCAAAAAGTAGAAGTAGAAACTACCAATGGCGTACAATGTTGGCAAGAAAAACGCCCAATTGAAAGTGTAGGTTTATACATTCCCGGAGGAACAGCACCTTTGTTTTCAACGGTATTAATGCTAGCTGCACCTGCTCAAATTGCAGGTTGTAATGAAATTGTTTTGTGTTCGCCACCAAATAAAGAAGGGAAACTAGCTCCAGAAATTTTATATGCAGCTAAACTTTGTGGTGTCACTAAAGTATTTAAAGTAGGAGGCATTCAAGCCATTGCAGCTTTAGCGTTTGGTACAGAAACCATTCCACAGGTTTATAAAATTTTCGGACCCGGAAACCAGTATGTAACTGTGGCTAAACAATTAGCAACAAAATACGGTGTGGCTATTGATATGCCTGCTGGACCAAGTGAATTGTTAGTAGTTGCAGATAAAACGGCTAATGCTAGTTATATTGCTTCAGATTTATTAAGTCAAGCCGAACACGGAGTTGATAGTCAGGTTATTTTGGTGTCTACTTCAAAAGATTTAATTTCCAAAGTTTCAAAAGAAGTTGAAGTGCAATTAAACGTACTGCCAAGAAAGGATATTGCAGAAAAAGCTATTGCCAATTCTAAATCTATTTTTGTTGATACTGATGAAATAGCTTTAGAGTTAATCAATCAATACGGGCCAGAGCATTTTATTATCTGTTCAAAAAATGAAGATTTTTATGTGAATGGTATTAGAAACGCAGGGTCGGTTTTTATAGGTGATTATACACCAGAAAGTGCTGGTGATTACGCATCTGGAACCAACCATACATTGCCAACAAACGGATTTAGTAAAGCCTATTCTGGTGTGAATTTAGATAGTTTTATGAAGAGTATGACCTTTCAAAAAATATCAAAAGAAGGGATTTTAAATATTGGTGAAACAATAGAATTAATGGCTGAAGCCGAAGGGTTGCAAGCGCATAAAAATGCGGTAAGTATCCGGTTGAAAGATTTAAAATGA
- a CDS encoding prohibitin family protein produces the protein MEKLPKVALPFIIGGIILIIVLAKSAVTIGSGEAGVLYKTFGGGVVTDKPPMGEGFHIVAPWNKVFIYEARQQELTERMKVLSSNGLDIQLEASAWYKPELENLGKLHREKGANYLERVLKPAIRSATRSVVGRYTPEQIYSSKRDAIQQEIFDETKKIVDDQYIDLLEILVRDVTLPTAIKDAIERKLGQEQQSLEYEFRLITAQKEAEKQRIEAQGKADANRILSASLTDKILQDKGIEATMKLSESPNSKVIVIGSGDSGLPIILGNQ, from the coding sequence ATGGAAAAATTACCTAAAGTAGCACTACCTTTTATAATTGGTGGTATCATATTAATAATTGTATTAGCAAAATCAGCTGTAACTATTGGATCTGGTGAAGCAGGTGTACTTTACAAAACCTTTGGAGGAGGTGTAGTAACAGATAAACCTCCTATGGGAGAAGGTTTTCATATTGTAGCACCTTGGAACAAAGTATTTATTTATGAAGCACGCCAACAGGAGTTAACAGAACGTATGAAAGTTTTATCTTCTAATGGATTAGATATTCAATTAGAAGCTTCGGCTTGGTATAAACCAGAATTAGAAAACTTAGGAAAATTACACCGAGAAAAAGGTGCAAATTATCTAGAGCGCGTACTAAAACCAGCTATTAGATCTGCTACTAGAAGTGTAGTTGGTAGATACACTCCAGAACAAATTTATTCATCAAAAAGAGATGCTATTCAACAAGAAATTTTTGATGAAACCAAAAAAATTGTAGATGATCAATATATTGATTTACTAGAAATTTTAGTGCGCGATGTAACCTTACCAACAGCAATAAAAGATGCTATTGAGCGTAAATTGGGGCAAGAACAACAATCTTTAGAATATGAGTTTAGATTAATTACAGCCCAAAAAGAAGCAGAAAAACAACGTATTGAAGCGCAGGGTAAAGCCGATGCTAACAGGATTTTAAGTGCATCATTAACCGATAAAATTTTACAAGACAAAGGTATTGAAGCAACCATGAAACTATCAGAGTCTCCAAACAGTAAAGTTATTGTTATTGGTTCTGGAGATAGTGGATTACCAATTATTCTTGGCAATCAGTAA